In Fusobacterium periodonticum ATCC 33693, a single genomic region encodes these proteins:
- a CDS encoding putative quinol monooxygenase, with product MFKKLLVGLAMLTSVSMYAVPTLNVYNFEVKNDKEASYKSITEDYVNKTATEQGVLGLFATTDDRDKLNSYIIEIYNDYLAFSNHTKNQTSADFKAMIPQIAEGNLNTTEIEVQVAKDKKIEQNENTFAVYTVIEVKPENNKEFAEFIKNRAEASFNENGTLLVYVGTDRRAPNKWCVFEVFTDMDSYLNQRAAGYSKNFITETKDMVISQKRAELQTLKLINKGGLDYKKLY from the coding sequence ATGTTTAAAAAATTGTTAGTGGGATTAGCTATGCTAACATCAGTTAGCATGTATGCAGTACCAACATTAAATGTGTACAATTTTGAAGTAAAAAATGATAAAGAAGCTTCATATAAGAGCATAACAGAAGATTATGTAAATAAGACAGCCACAGAGCAAGGAGTTTTAGGACTTTTTGCAACAACAGATGATAGAGATAAGTTAAATTCATATATCATTGAGATATATAATGATTATTTAGCTTTTTCTAATCATACTAAAAATCAAACTAGTGCTGATTTTAAAGCTATGATACCTCAAATTGCAGAAGGAAATCTAAATACTACAGAAATAGAAGTACAGGTTGCAAAGGATAAAAAGATAGAACAAAATGAAAATACTTTTGCAGTGTATACAGTAATTGAAGTAAAGCCTGAAAATAATAAGGAATTTGCTGAATTTATTAAAAATAGAGCTGAAGCAAGTTTTAATGAAAATGGAACTTTACTTGTATATGTAGGAACTGATAGAAGAGCTCCTAATAAATGGTGTGTTTTTGAAGTATTTACTGATATGGATTCTTATTTGAATCAAAGAGCAGCAGGCTATTCTAAAAATTTTATAACAGAAACAAAAGATATGGTAATTTCTCAAAAAAGAGCTGAACTTCAAACTTTAAAATTAATAAATAAAGGTGGATTAGACTACAAAAAATTATATTAA
- a CDS encoding glycerophosphodiester phosphodiesterase produces MTKNFAHRGFSGKYPENTMLAFEKAVEIGADGAELDVQLTKDGEVVIIHDETIDRTTDGKGYVVDYTYEELSKFDASYIYTGKMGFNKIPTLKEYFELVKDLDFVTNIELKTGINQYLGIEEKVYKLIKEYKLEKKVIISSFNHFSILRMKKIAPELKCGFLSEDWIIDAGAYTASHGIECFHPRFNNLIPEVVEELKRNNIEINTWTVNKEEDIRDLIAKGIDILIGNYPDLIKKIINENK; encoded by the coding sequence ATGACAAAGAATTTTGCTCATAGGGGATTTAGTGGAAAATATCCAGAAAATACTATGCTAGCTTTTGAAAAGGCAGTTGAAATTGGAGCTGATGGAGCAGAACTAGATGTCCAACTTACAAAAGATGGAGAAGTAGTTATAATTCATGATGAAACAATAGACAGGACTACTGACGGAAAAGGCTATGTTGTAGATTATACTTATGAAGAGTTATCAAAATTTGATGCTTCATATATCTATACTGGAAAAATGGGATTCAATAAAATTCCAACATTAAAAGAATATTTTGAATTGGTAAAAGATTTAGATTTTGTTACTAATATTGAATTAAAAACTGGAATAAATCAATATTTAGGAATAGAAGAGAAGGTGTATAAGCTGATTAAAGAATATAAACTGGAAAAGAAAGTTATAATTTCAAGTTTTAATCATTTTTCTATTTTAAGAATGAAGAAAATAGCTCCTGAATTAAAATGTGGTTTCTTATCTGAAGATTGGATAATAGATGCTGGAGCATATACAGCTTCTCATGGGATTGAATGTTTTCATCCAAGATTTAATAATTTAATTCCTGAAGTTGTGGAAGAATTAAAAAGAAATAATATTGAAATTAATACTTGGACAGTTAATAAAGAGGAAGACATAAGGGATTTAATTGCTAAAGGAATAGATATTCTAATTGGTAATTATCCAGATTTAATAAAAAAAATAATAAATGAAAATAAATAG
- a CDS encoding ABC transporter permease, whose translation MSKRIDANSLAMENIRQRKTRSTCMILLVALFSIIVYMGSMFSLSLSRGLESLSDRLGADVIVVPAGYKAEIESVLLKGEPSTFYLPADTMDKLKDFDEIEKMTAQTYVATLSASCCSYPVQIIGIDIDTDFLIYPWITHNIDKELKDGEAIVGSHVIGEKGETVHFFNEELKIVGRLKQTGIGFDATVFVNQNTAKKLARASERITANKVAEEDVISSVMIKVKAGVDSVKLASKISKELSKDGIFAMFSKKFVNSISSNLKVLATSVLILVVAIWLLSVIILSISFTAIFNERKKEMAVLRVLGASKKMLRNIIIKEAVILSLIGAGIGSFLGFILSIIELPLIASKFSMPFLSPSILQYIGIFVLSFVLAVIIGPLSTVRVVKKLTDKDSYLSLREEM comes from the coding sequence ATGAGTAAAAGAATAGATGCAAATAGTTTAGCTATGGAGAATATTAGACAAAGAAAAACTAGAAGCACTTGTATGATATTATTGGTTGCATTATTCAGTATTATAGTATATATGGGCTCTATGTTCTCCCTTAGTCTGAGCAGAGGGCTAGAGAGCCTATCTGATAGACTGGGAGCAGATGTAATAGTAGTTCCAGCAGGATATAAGGCAGAAATTGAGAGTGTTCTTCTAAAGGGAGAACCCTCAACTTTTTACCTACCAGCTGATACTATGGATAAATTAAAAGATTTTGATGAAATAGAAAAGATGACAGCACAAACTTATGTGGCAACTCTTTCAGCTTCTTGTTGCTCATATCCTGTTCAAATAATAGGAATAGATATAGACACAGATTTCTTAATTTATCCTTGGATAACTCATAATATTGATAAGGAATTAAAAGATGGAGAAGCTATTGTTGGTAGCCATGTTATTGGAGAAAAGGGAGAAACTGTCCACTTTTTCAATGAGGAATTAAAAATTGTAGGAAGATTGAAACAAACAGGTATAGGTTTTGATGCAACTGTTTTTGTCAATCAAAATACTGCAAAAAAATTAGCAAGAGCCTCTGAAAGAATAACAGCTAATAAGGTTGCTGAGGAAGATGTTATTTCTTCTGTTATGATAAAAGTAAAAGCTGGAGTAGATTCTGTGAAATTAGCTTCAAAAATATCAAAAGAACTATCAAAGGATGGTATTTTTGCAATGTTTAGTAAGAAGTTTGTAAATTCAATATCTTCTAATTTAAAAGTTCTAGCTACAAGTGTTTTAATTTTAGTAGTTGCTATTTGGTTATTATCAGTTATAATTTTAAGTATAAGTTTCACTGCAATATTCAATGAAAGAAAAAAAGAAATGGCTGTGTTAAGAGTATTAGGAGCTTCAAAAAAGATGTTAAGAAACATTATTATAAAAGAAGCTGTAATATTATCTCTTATAGGAGCAGGAATAGGAAGTTTCTTAGGTTTTATCCTATCTATTATAGAGTTACCTTTGATAGCTTCAAAATTCTCTATGCCATTTTTATCTCCAAGTATACTTCAGTATATAGGAATATTTGTTTTAAGTTTTGTTTTAGCTGTTATTATAGGCCCTCTTTCAACAGTTAGAGTTGTAAAAAAACTGACTGATAAAGATAGTTACTTGAGTTTAAGAGAAGAAATGTAG
- a CDS encoding Fe-S-containing protein, with protein sequence MLKFYIDVINYLAIFAFLLGIITALLVKYKKLYLNIVVGLVSLVGLACSVTMTVFKQLYPQKMVKISLQYNRWALAIGMLFMLVALVLQIIKTTKKCENDKLCIAAAISIIFSTVAAWFLGFTIIPQVYAMTKEFVAFGENSFGTQSLLRLGGFLLGLLTVFLIALSVQKVYFRLKPCLAKVFALAIFLVGSIDFFLRGVSALARLRFLKASNPFVFNVMILEDKSTVYITILFAIVACIFSFLLFKDSRKIVGTFKNNALLRLEKARLKNNKHWLSSLAFFSILSVFAITVVHSHITKPVALTPPQSYQEEGNMIVIPLTDVEDGHLHRFSYTATGGNNVRFIVVKKPKGGSYGIGLDACDICGLAGYYERNDEIVCKRCDVVMNKSTIGFKGGCNPVPFEYEIKDKKIYIDKATLEKEKDRFPVGD encoded by the coding sequence ATGCTAAAGTTCTATATAGATGTAATAAATTATCTAGCAATTTTTGCATTTCTTTTAGGTATTATCACAGCACTATTAGTAAAATATAAGAAACTATATTTAAATATAGTTGTAGGCTTAGTTTCATTAGTAGGCTTGGCTTGTTCTGTAACAATGACTGTATTCAAGCAGTTGTACCCACAGAAAATGGTTAAAATATCATTACAATATAATCGGTGGGCATTGGCAATTGGAATGTTATTTATGTTGGTAGCCTTGGTTTTACAAATTATAAAAACAACAAAAAAGTGTGAGAATGATAAACTTTGTATAGCAGCAGCTATAAGTATAATCTTTTCAACAGTAGCCGCTTGGTTTTTAGGATTTACAATAATTCCTCAGGTTTATGCAATGACAAAAGAGTTTGTTGCCTTTGGTGAAAATTCTTTTGGGACACAATCTTTACTTAGATTAGGAGGATTTTTATTAGGACTTTTAACAGTATTCTTAATTGCTCTATCAGTTCAAAAAGTATATTTTCGTTTAAAACCATGCTTGGCTAAAGTATTTGCCTTAGCAATTTTCTTAGTGGGAAGTATAGATTTCTTCTTAAGAGGAGTGTCAGCTCTTGCGAGATTAAGATTTTTAAAGGCAAGTAATCCATTTGTTTTTAATGTTATGATACTTGAAGATAAAAGTACTGTTTATATAACAATACTATTTGCAATAGTAGCTTGTATTTTCTCTTTCCTATTATTTAAAGATAGTAGAAAGATTGTTGGAACATTTAAAAACAATGCTCTATTAAGATTGGAAAAAGCTAGATTAAAAAATAATAAACATTGGCTTTCAAGCCTAGCTTTCTTCTCAATATTATCTGTGTTTGCAATAACAGTAGTTCATAGTCATATAACAAAGCCTGTTGCTTTAACACCTCCTCAATCATATCAAGAGGAAGGAAATATGATAGTTATTCCTTTAACAGATGTTGAAGATGGACATCTACATAGATTCTCATATACAGCAACTGGTGGAAATAATGTAAGATTCATAGTTGTCAAGAAACCAAAAGGTGGAAGCTATGGAATAGGACTTGATGCTTGTGATATCTGCGGACTTGCAGGATATTATGAAAGAAATGATGAAATTGTCTGCAAACGTTGTGATGTTGTAATGAACAAATCAACAATCGGTTTCAAAGGTGGATGTAATCCAGTACCATTTGAATATGAAATTAAAGATAAGAAAATATATATAGACAAAGCGACTTTAGAAAAAGAAAAAGATCGTTTTCCAGTGGGTGATTAA
- a CDS encoding alanine/glycine:cation symporter family protein, with protein MESLELFLTTVNKWLWGRWLVYVLLALGILYTFANGFIQVRHFKFIMKKTLVDSFKARNDEKGSGSISTFKAMMVTLAGNVGGGNVVGVATAVAAGGMGAVFWMWVAAFFGMALKYGEIVLSQLYRGKDSEGNLLSGPMYYIRDGLKAPWLGIVIAVLMCTKMMGANLVQSNTISGVLKSNYNVPTWLTGIILICCLMAVVLGGLKRLANIATSLVPIMSIFYVAVGLLVILLHIQEVPGVFKEIFTQAFSMKAAAGGTGGYIIARAMQYGITRGMYSNEAGEGTAPFAHGSAIVDHPCEEGITGVTEVFLDTIIICSITAIVIGVTGIYQSDLSPAVMAIESFGTVWEPLKHLATFALLLFCFTTLMGQWFNAAKSFTYAFGPKVTDKVRFVFPFLCIIGAITKISLVWTIQDVAMGLVIIPNLIALIILFPQVSKQTKDYFSNPKFYSKK; from the coding sequence ATGGAAAGTTTGGAATTATTTTTGACAACTGTAAATAAGTGGCTTTGGGGGAGATGGCTTGTTTATGTACTTTTAGCATTAGGTATTTTGTATACATTTGCTAATGGTTTTATACAAGTTAGACATTTTAAATTTATCATGAAGAAGACTTTAGTTGACTCATTTAAAGCAAGAAATGATGAAAAAGGATCAGGTTCAATCTCAACATTTAAAGCAATGATGGTAACACTTGCTGGGAATGTAGGAGGAGGAAATGTTGTAGGAGTTGCAACTGCTGTTGCTGCTGGAGGAATGGGAGCTGTTTTTTGGATGTGGGTAGCTGCATTTTTTGGAATGGCTTTAAAATATGGTGAAATAGTTCTATCTCAACTATATCGTGGAAAAGATTCAGAAGGAAACTTATTAAGTGGACCTATGTACTATATTAGAGATGGATTAAAAGCCCCTTGGTTAGGAATTGTTATAGCAGTTTTAATGTGTACAAAAATGATGGGAGCAAATTTAGTACAATCTAATACTATATCAGGAGTTTTAAAATCTAATTACAATGTTCCTACTTGGCTAACAGGAATAATCTTAATCTGTTGTTTGATGGCAGTTGTATTAGGAGGCTTAAAAAGACTTGCTAATATAGCTACTTCATTAGTTCCTATAATGTCAATATTCTATGTTGCAGTAGGATTATTAGTAATATTATTACATATCCAAGAAGTTCCAGGAGTATTCAAAGAAATATTTACACAAGCATTTTCTATGAAAGCAGCAGCAGGTGGAACAGGAGGATATATTATAGCAAGAGCTATGCAATATGGTATAACACGTGGTATGTATTCAAATGAAGCTGGGGAAGGAACAGCACCTTTTGCCCATGGTTCAGCAATAGTTGATCATCCTTGTGAAGAAGGAATAACAGGAGTAACAGAAGTATTCTTAGATACTATAATAATTTGTTCTATAACAGCAATAGTTATTGGAGTAACAGGAATCTATCAATCAGATTTAAGTCCAGCTGTAATGGCAATAGAATCTTTTGGAACAGTATGGGAACCACTAAAGCATTTAGCAACATTTGCACTTTTACTTTTCTGTTTCACAACTTTGATGGGACAATGGTTCAATGCAGCTAAAAGTTTCACTTATGCTTTTGGTCCTAAAGTTACAGATAAAGTAAGATTTGTATTCCCATTCTTATGTATAATTGGAGCTATAACAAAAATAAGTTTAGTTTGGACAATACAAGACGTTGCAATGGGATTAGTTATAATACCTAACCTAATTGCATTGATAATCTTATTCCCACAAGTTAGTAAACAAACAAAAGATTATTTTTCTAATCCAAAATTTTATTCTAAAAAGTAA
- a CDS encoding ABC transporter ATP-binding protein — MDNREVLLEVKNVSKIYGDLHALKEVSFQVRKGEWVAIMGSSGSGKSTMMNIIGCMDKPSIGEVILDGQDITKESQNSLTKIRREKIGLIFQQFHLIPYLTALENVMVAQYYHSIPDEQEALQALERVGLKDRAKHLPSQLSGGEQQRVCIARALINSPEIILADEPTGNLDEVNEKIVIDILTQLHEEGSTIIVVTHDLEVGDVAERKIILEYGKIVNDIDQKQFGKKKQS, encoded by the coding sequence ATGGATAATCGTGAAGTTTTATTAGAAGTAAAAAATGTTTCTAAAATATATGGTGATTTGCATGCTTTAAAAGAAGTAAGTTTCCAAGTAAGAAAAGGTGAATGGGTTGCTATAATGGGTTCATCAGGTTCAGGTAAATCAACTATGATGAATATTATAGGTTGTATGGATAAACCAAGTATAGGAGAAGTTATCTTAGATGGACAAGATATAACAAAAGAAAGTCAAAATTCTTTGACAAAAATAAGAAGGGAAAAAATTGGATTAATATTCCAACAATTCCACTTAATTCCATATTTAACTGCTCTTGAAAATGTAATGGTTGCTCAATACTATCACAGTATTCCTGATGAACAAGAAGCATTACAAGCACTTGAAAGAGTTGGATTAAAAGATAGAGCAAAACATTTACCTAGTCAACTTTCTGGAGGGGAACAACAAAGAGTTTGTATAGCAAGAGCCTTAATAAATAGCCCTGAAATAATTCTTGCTGATGAACCTACAGGAAACCTTGATGAAGTAAATGAAAAAATTGTTATAGATATACTTACACAACTTCATGAAGAAGGTTCAACAATTATTGTTGTAACACATGATTTGGAAGTTGGAGATGTGGCAGAGAGAAAAATAATATTAGAATATGGAAAAATTGTAAATGATATAGATCAAAAACAATTTGGAAAGAAAAAACAATCTTAA
- a CDS encoding ABC transporter permease has protein sequence MTKKQMYIKLVVSSLIRRKARMIVALLAVAIGATIMSGLVTIYYDIPRQLGKEFRSYGANFVVLPSGNDKITETEFDKIKAEMSTQKIVGMAPYRYETTKINQQPYILTGTDMIEVKKNSPFWYIEGEWSTNDDENNVMIGKEISKKLNLQIGETFIIEGPKAGAKVVASKQSDSAEESKKKDLNSDFYSKKLKVKGIITTGGAEESFIFLPISLLNEILEDDTKIDSIECSIEADSKQLESLATKLKAADENITARPIKRVTQSQDIVLGKLQALVLLVNIVVLILTMISVSTTMMAVVAERRKEIGLKKALGAYDSEIKKEFLGEGSALGFIGGLLGVGLGFVFAQEVSLSVFGRAIEFQWLFAPITIIVSMIITTLACLYPVKKAMEIEPALVLKGE, from the coding sequence ATGACTAAGAAACAAATGTATATAAAACTGGTTGTAAGTTCTCTTATTAGAAGAAAAGCAAGAATGATAGTTGCTTTACTTGCTGTGGCAATAGGGGCTACAATAATGTCAGGACTTGTAACTATATATTATGATATTCCAAGACAATTAGGAAAAGAATTTAGATCTTATGGAGCTAACTTTGTTGTGTTACCCTCAGGAAATGATAAGATAACTGAGACAGAGTTCGATAAAATAAAGGCTGAGATGTCAACACAAAAAATTGTGGGAATGGCACCATATAGATATGAAACAACTAAAATAAATCAGCAACCATATATTTTAACAGGTACTGATATGATAGAAGTTAAAAAGAACAGTCCATTCTGGTATATTGAAGGTGAATGGTCTACAAATGATGATGAAAACAATGTAATGATAGGTAAGGAAATTTCTAAGAAATTAAATCTGCAAATTGGAGAAACTTTTATTATTGAAGGTCCAAAAGCAGGAGCAAAAGTTGTTGCTTCTAAGCAGTCTGACAGTGCAGAAGAAAGTAAGAAAAAAGACTTAAATTCTGATTTTTATTCTAAAAAATTAAAAGTTAAGGGAATAATCACAACAGGTGGAGCAGAAGAATCATTTATCTTCTTACCTATATCACTTTTAAATGAAATTTTAGAAGATGACACTAAGATAGATAGTATTGAATGTTCAATAGAAGCTGACTCAAAACAATTAGAAAGTTTAGCAACTAAATTAAAAGCAGCTGATGAGAATATCACAGCTAGACCGATAAAGAGAGTTACTCAATCTCAAGATATAGTTTTAGGTAAACTACAAGCTTTAGTTTTACTTGTTAATATAGTTGTTTTAATACTTACTATGATTTCAGTTAGTACAACTATGATGGCAGTTGTTGCTGAAAGAAGAAAAGAAATAGGACTTAAAAAAGCTCTTGGAGCCTATGACAGTGAAATTAAAAAGGAATTTTTAGGTGAAGGTTCAGCACTTGGTTTCATAGGAGGACTTTTAGGAGTTGGATTAGGTTTTGTGTTTGCACAAGAAGTTAGTTTAAGTGTGTTTGGTAGGGCAATAGAATTTCAATGGTTATTTGCTCCTATAACTATTATTGTGTCTATGATTATAACAACATTGGCTTGTCTATATCCTGTTAAAAAGGCAATGGAAATTGAGCCAGCATTGGTATTAAAAGGAGAGTAG
- a CDS encoding ABC transporter ATP-binding protein: MLEIKNISKSYNRQGKDFFAVKDVNLNISDGDFIHIIGRSGSGKSTFLNIVAGLLSADKGSLSLDGTNYMELPDEEKSEFRNKNIGFIPQSPALLGYLNILENIRLPYDMYEKDGDSEGKARYFLNELGLEHLAKSYPKELSGGELRRIIIARALMTEPKILIADEPTSDLDIEATKEVMDLLKKINEKGTTVLVVTHELDTLKYGKKVYTMSEGILEEGKKL; the protein is encoded by the coding sequence ATGTTAGAAATAAAAAATATATCTAAGTCTTATAATAGACAGGGAAAAGATTTTTTTGCAGTTAAAGATGTAAACTTAAATATTTCAGATGGAGATTTCATTCATATAATTGGAAGAAGTGGAAGTGGAAAATCAACTTTTTTAAATATAGTTGCTGGACTTTTATCAGCAGATAAAGGAAGTCTTTCACTTGATGGAACAAACTATATGGAACTTCCTGATGAAGAAAAATCTGAATTTAGAAATAAGAATATAGGCTTTATTCCACAATCACCAGCACTTTTAGGATATTTGAATATTTTAGAAAATATCAGACTTCCTTATGATATGTATGAAAAAGATGGAGATTCAGAAGGGAAAGCTAGATATTTCTTGAATGAATTAGGGCTTGAGCATTTAGCAAAGTCTTATCCAAAAGAATTATCTGGAGGAGAATTAAGAAGAATAATAATTGCTAGAGCTTTAATGACTGAGCCTAAGATACTTATTGCAGATGAACCAACATCTGATTTAGATATAGAAGCAACTAAAGAAGTTATGGATTTATTGAAAAAAATCAATGAAAAAGGGACAACTGTCCTAGTAGTAACACATGAATTAGATACTTTAAAATATGGTAAAAAAGTCTATACTATGTCAGAGGGGATATTAGAAGAAGGAAAGAAATTATAA
- the rpmF gene encoding 50S ribosomal protein L32: MAVPKKKTSKAKKNMRRSHHALTAIGLVTCEKCGAPKRQHRVCLECGDYKGSQVLETAE; encoded by the coding sequence ATGGCAGTACCTAAGAAAAAGACTTCTAAAGCTAAAAAGAATATGAGAAGATCTCACCATGCACTAACTGCAATAGGTTTAGTAACTTGTGAAAAATGTGGAGCTCCTAAAAGACAACATAGAGTTTGTTTAGAATGTGGAGATTATAAAGGATCTCAAGTTTTAGAAACAGCTGAATAG
- a CDS encoding SMI1/KNR4 family protein: MSIVEKYLKELKRAYYKNGGKEIWDNFEKIKEGASEEDIKKIKEEYPEVPDSLIELLKIVDGTYFREYKGKTVVFYFLGSDVEEYPYYLLSASQILESKDDAYKYYADYVDRKYEEVEIDEEIISDSKKMRWLHFSDCMNNGGTSQLFIDFSPSEKGVKGQIVRFLHDPDEIAVIANSFDEYLEELIESGLDFISEDVVIE, from the coding sequence ATGAGTATAGTAGAAAAATATCTTAAAGAGTTAAAGAGAGCCTATTATAAAAATGGTGGAAAAGAAATTTGGGATAATTTTGAAAAGATTAAAGAAGGTGCAAGTGAAGAAGATATAAAAAAAATAAAGGAAGAATATCCAGAAGTACCTGATTCTTTAATTGAACTTTTAAAAATTGTGGATGGAACATACTTTAGAGAATATAAAGGAAAAACTGTAGTTTTTTACTTTTTAGGCTCAGATGTAGAAGAATATCCATATTACCTATTATCTGCAAGTCAAATTTTAGAAAGTAAAGATGATGCTTATAAATACTATGCTGATTATGTGGATAGAAAATATGAAGAAGTAGAAATAGATGAAGAAATAATTAGTGACTCTAAAAAAATGAGATGGCTACATTTTTCTGATTGTATGAATAATGGAGGAACATCACAATTATTTATAGATTTTTCGCCATCAGAAAAGGGAGTAAAAGGACAAATAGTTAGATTCTTACATGATCCAGATGAAATAGCAGTTATAGCTAATAGCTTTGATGAATATTTAGAAGAACTTATAGAAAGTGGTTTAGATTTTATAAGTGAAGATGTTGTAATAGAATAA
- a CDS encoding ABC transporter permease, whose translation MFWRMVKGTLFRQRSKMLMIAFTVALGVSLATAMMNVMLGVGDKVNKELKTYGANITVMHKDASILDDLYGISGETVSNKFLLESEIPKIKQIFWGFAILDFAPYLERTGEIKGVSDKVKIYGTWFEKHLVMPTGEEVDAGIKNLKTWWEVKGEWLNDDDLDGVMVGSLIAGKNNLKVGDTIEVKGTNETKKLTIRGIINSGGNDDEAIFTTLKTTQDLFGLEGKITMIDVSALTTPDNDLARKAAQDPNSLTISEYETWYCTAYVSSISYQLQEVLTDSVAKPNRQVAESEGTILNKTELLMLLICILSSFASALGISNLITASVIERSQEIGLIKAIGGTNRRIILLILTEVVLTGILGGIFGYLAGIGFTQIIGKTVFSSYIEPAIIVVPIDIALVFAVTIIGSIPAIRYLLTLKPTEVLHGR comes from the coding sequence ATGTTTTGGAGAATGGTAAAAGGAACATTATTTAGACAGAGAAGTAAAATGCTTATGATAGCATTTACAGTTGCATTAGGAGTATCACTTGCAACAGCTATGATGAATGTTATGCTAGGAGTTGGAGATAAGGTAAATAAAGAATTAAAAACTTATGGTGCTAATATCACAGTAATGCATAAAGATGCTTCTATACTTGATGATTTATATGGTATAAGTGGAGAGACAGTTTCTAATAAATTTTTATTGGAATCTGAAATTCCAAAAATAAAACAAATATTCTGGGGCTTTGCAATACTTGACTTTGCTCCATATTTAGAAAGAACAGGAGAAATAAAAGGAGTATCTGATAAGGTTAAAATCTATGGAACTTGGTTTGAAAAACATTTAGTTATGCCAACAGGTGAAGAAGTTGATGCAGGTATAAAGAACTTAAAAACTTGGTGGGAAGTAAAAGGTGAATGGCTAAATGATGATGATTTAGATGGAGTTATGGTAGGTAGCCTTATAGCTGGAAAGAACAATTTAAAAGTTGGAGATACAATAGAAGTAAAAGGAACAAATGAAACAAAGAAACTTACCATAAGAGGAATAATAAATTCAGGTGGAAATGATGATGAGGCAATCTTTACTACTTTAAAGACTACTCAAGATTTGTTTGGACTTGAAGGAAAAATCACTATGATAGATGTTTCTGCCTTGACAACTCCAGATAACGATTTGGCAAGAAAAGCCGCTCAAGATCCAAATAGTTTGACAATTTCTGAGTATGAAACTTGGTATTGTACTGCTTATGTAAGCTCAATCAGTTATCAATTACAAGAAGTTTTAACTGACAGTGTGGCAAAACCTAATAGACAGGTTGCTGAGTCAGAAGGAACTATTTTGAATAAGACAGAGCTTCTAATGTTACTTATTTGTATATTAAGTTCATTTGCTTCAGCTCTTGGGATTTCTAACTTGATAACAGCTTCTGTTATTGAAAGAAGTCAAGAAATTGGACTTATAAAAGCAATAGGTGGAACAAATAGAAGAATAATTTTACTTATATTAACTGAGGTAGTTTTAACAGGAATTTTAGGTGGAATATTTGGATATCTTGCAGGTATAGGCTTTACTCAAATAATAGGAAAAACAGTTTTCTCTTCATATATAGAGCCAGCTATTATAGTTGTACCAATAGATATTGCTCTTGTGTTTGCAGTTACAATAATAGGAAGTATCCCTGCAATCAGATACTTGCTAACTTTAAAACCAACAGAAGTGTTACATGGAAGATAG
- a CDS encoding DUF4418 family protein — protein MKKNILEKLALILSVVLFLVPKYVAPVCGPKEDGSHMACYFSGNAVMKLAAAIFVISLVMILLSKIKVVKIIGAIANIVLAAYVYLVPHGMSGLENEMGKPFGVCKVDTMHCHVHHTFEIATGIAVVIGLLMVFSLISTFLKKED, from the coding sequence ATGAAAAAAAACATTTTAGAAAAATTAGCTCTAATTTTATCGGTAGTATTATTTTTAGTTCCTAAATACGTAGCACCAGTATGTGGACCAAAGGAAGATGGTTCTCACATGGCTTGTTATTTTAGTGGTAATGCGGTAATGAAACTAGCTGCAGCAATCTTTGTTATAAGTTTAGTGATGATTTTACTTTCAAAAATAAAAGTTGTAAAAATAATAGGAGCTATAGCAAATATAGTTCTAGCTGCTTATGTGTATTTAGTACCTCATGGAATGTCAGGACTTGAAAATGAAATGGGAAAACCTTTTGGAGTTTGTAAAGTAGATACAATGCATTGTCATGTACACCACACTTTTGAAATAGCAACAGGTATAGCAGTTGTAATAGGGCTTTTAATGGTATTCAGTTTAATCTCTACTTTTTTAAAGAAGGAAGACTAG
- a CDS encoding FMN-binding protein, with protein PNEVDAVSGATVSNKEFKEAVWDALEKAKK; from the coding sequence CCAAATGAAGTTGATGCTGTGTCAGGAGCAACTGTTTCTAATAAAGAATTTAAAGAAGCAGTATGGGATGCACTAGAAAAAGCTAAAAAATAA